The nucleotide window ctgagttatccagcactttgtgtcctttagaatGGTAGTGCCAGCTATGAAACTTAAATTTCTTTATTCTGCCCTTGTGGATTAACAGCTTTGTTATTTCTGGATTCTTTTGTATAAGGAAAGTGCATTACAAAAAGTTAGTAATTATGTACAGGCTCATCTATCTCACTGaatagggtcttgacccaaaaagtcacctattccttcgctccatagatgctgcctcacccgctgagtttctccagcatttttgtctaccttcgatttttccagcatctgtagttctttctgaaacatttaACTGATCCAGAGCCAATACCAGTCTAATTTTACCAGATCTAATGGAACAGCTCCTAAAGGAAATCAACTCACTCAATACAACTGTGGAATTCAAATTTTATCCTTCTTAGTTTGCATTGCTCAGTATCATGTCACAAAATCCAACTTTCTAATATGAAAACAGTGGAACAATCCGTTTGCTAAAATCAATTAGTTTATTCATGCTTGTTCTGTAAACTGATAGAATATTACAGAAATGTATGTTAAACCAGTAagtgtatgttttttttaaagatcagcGACATTAGATGAAAATAATTATAAacttacatattaaatattacaGTCAATAAAAATGAGCTGTTAACAAGTATAGTTAATACAGAGTATAGTTTTATGTAAATTATTTTTGTAGGTAACTTCACATGTTGCGAATATTACTGACAGTTCTGACATGTATTGTCCATCCCTTATCGTCCTTGAACCAAAGCCACCACGTTGATGGATCTGGATGGCAGATTCCCATCCCTGATAGGCATTAGTGAACCAGATGAGTTTTTAATGACAATACAGTAGTTTTACTGTCACCATCATTCACTATTTCCAGAGTTTTACTTTGTAACTTGACTTTAAATTCCCCACGTGGCGTGGTGAAATTTGAGATCAAACCCTTGGATCAATGGTCCAGAAATTTGACTGCTGGCATGCAACTTATCAGTGCTTCCTTTCAACCTTAATGGATGATGCGGTGTGCATTTACATCTCAGTGCAGTTTATAGCACAAAACAAGATTGGCAGCCGTCTTTCCATAGTGGTTAAACACAAAATTGTCAGTCAAACCTGAATTTAGTTCCTCTCAGATATGTTTTTGTTAGCGTTGCTAGTGGACTCCGTTACTCCAATAGAAATGAACCAGAGGCACACTGATAAGGATCCAACAGCACGAGGTATACAAGTCCAGATGCCATGACCAACGTAGTCATCTTAAATGTATTTAGATGATACCTTCTTTAGCAATTGTTGGAAGATTGAACAGTGAAATGATTTAAATTATTGAACCAGTCAAACAGTAGACATCAAGCTATCACACAGTTATTGAGGTCGATGAACTTCTTCCTGCTTTGTTTTTTTAGGTATCTAACAGCAGTCCTCACTCCGCATTCAAACACTTCTTGCACCCCTCGATTCGTAATTGCAGAACACTCCAGGTAATGTTGTGCTCTAATCTCTTTTGCCAGTCTCTTCCCATCAACAGCTGGGATGGTGCGAAAATTACCCATGTCTCGTTGATCTATTTGCGTGGCAACCACCAAAAtcggaatcttgggcaaaaattTTCTGACTTCCGGCAACCATTTAGTCCGAACGTTCAAGTATGACATAGGGTTTGCCACAGAATAGCAAATTAACACCACGTCAGCCTGCTGGTAAGAAAGAGGGCGAATTCCTTGAAACGAATCATTTCCTGAGGTGTCCCAGAGTCCCAGGCTGATCTGAGTACCATCCATAAACACATCTACTCCAGTGTTATCATAAACCGTGGGCTTGTACATGTCTGGATAAGTCTCTGAGGTAAACCTCACCAGCAATGCTGTTTTTCCCACCTTTACATCGCCAACAAGAACGCATTTTATGGAGGTCATTGTGTCTTCAATGCACAACAAGTCATGTGCAAAGTTGCACAAGTCTTCACAATCTTTCACAGCAAAATTAGTATCGACTCTTCAAATATCTCCAAATCCGCAGCTAATGATGGTATTCAAATGGAATGATCAAACTTTCCTTCACCTGTGGAATAAGAAAGAAGATAGTGATAAAACGTTCTGATAAATtattatacattttattttttattttatatttgtatttattagaagtacagtaaatgacagtagtacaagccacatatatcttattacatttattgtaccccttcatttttttaagctttaaggaaagatagaaataaagaaagtaaagaaagtgagagagagtcgtgttagtgtaaaagagtgatcaaaaagaaaaaccAATTAGACAAAAAGATAGgggaaaaagttaagaaatagaccatagaaaagaaagaaagaaaaagaagcaaaagctctattataaaaaccgctcaaaagggatataccaactttgtatttttcatccccccttaccagatcctgacaccatttcttttttaaagtactgttgcaccttatacttgtataTTATACATTTTATAACTTAGAACCTAATTATAAGAGTTATAATTATAACCACCGTTGATTTGCATCTTTTCTACTGTAGAAGTAGCAGATGACTGTTCCAAAAGTTTAGTATTAAACATCTGCATGTGCAGGGGAAAGGAGAAAGAGAGTTTTCACAATCCATTTGAAAAAATAGTTAAGTGACAGAGAAATAGATATTTTAATACAAAGTGAAGATGGTGACGTATTAAATTCAAATACAGTGAAAACTTTAATGTGAAACCTCTGTATAAAGAGGACAGCTTAAAATGTAATTTGCCATGGGAGAAAGCTTCCCATTCAAGAAGATTTACAGCAATCTAAAATTTAGGAAAATATTTGATGATTTAACATGCATAAATGATGTATCTTCAGCTTTACCTCTAATAAGCTACTCCACACGAATCTTCACTACAAGCATCGCGAATAGAGCGACTGTACATAAAGCATGCTCCTCTGACAACGTACTGAAGTTTTCACAATTTAATTATCCTGCTTGTcccttctatatatatatatactgctcTTCCTTCCTGGTAACCTTAGCAACAGACAACCCAGAATATTCTATTGCGCAACAGAGACTGTGGGAACCGGCTTCCACGGTTACTTCTGTAGACTGGTTACGttgctccattttgaaatgtttacttTTCACAGAAAGATGCATCATGATAGGAGCTTCTGTTGATTTCTGAAAACTTAGCAAGAGAAATGAAATCTTGGGTGAAGTCCTATTCCGCTGGACATGGTTCAGACCTATTTCTTTTTAAATAAGTATAAAGAAGAACATTGCGATTATTTATCTAAGATAATCGCTGTCAGGGACATCTGGAAGAAGGAAAAACAAGGGGTCCCACACAAGGTAAGGTGGACAACTTAGGTCTCTGCCCTTCCTCAGATACCCGGACGTTCAGGTCATGTGTTAGAGATTAAAtatttgctgaagatagacacagagtgttggagtaactcagcaagtcaggcagctgttctggagaaaaggaataggtgacgttttgggtcggaacccttgttCAGGCTGAAAACCGCCTGTCTGTCTAACTGAAAGATTTACTGTTGATTAGAAGCAACCcaataagatacaagatacaagatacaagatacatttaattgtcatttggatcccttgaggtccaaacaaaatgccgtttctgcagccatacattacaaacacatagacccaagacacaacataatttacataaacatccatcacattgctgtgatggaaggccaaataaacttatctctccactgcactctccccccccccccccccatgtcagagtcaaagtcaaagtcaaagcccccggctggcgatggcgattgtcccgcggccattaaagccatgccgggtggtgcgaggtcgcacaccgggtcttggtgttagagcccccggcgtgcgctcgcagagtcccgcggctattccaagccgcgcggggcggtgatgtcaggccctgctccaggagctcttcaaccccgcaactcgggcgggagaagtcgccgttgcgagagccctgaaaagcggtctccctccagggacccgcgggctcccggtgccgccgtccacagacctgccgttgaagccacctccgactctccggtcgggccgcagcagcagcagcagcagcgctcctccaccgctccacccgctccggactcggccagccccgcgacggtgacggtgagtcgtaataccagagtccccggtctcttcctgttggaggccgctcctcgttgcagccccaacgacaacggaaacccgacgagaaaaggtcgggtctcccgtgcagggagagattttaaaagtttcccatccccacccccccccccccccccccgacacacaccccaacaaaaaacaataaaaaataaataaaaacacaaacagaaaaaaaaaaaacacggacagactgcagaggccgctgctgaccagagtcgcgccgcccaccggaatgcGCATTCCATGGCATTCCGTGAAAAATACAGGTGATTAGTAATTCATTTTATCTGGCTGCTGCTACCAAGATGGTATAATTATTTCTGCACAACATAACACACAAATTTGGCAACAGACATAGGAACCTCTCCTATCTAAGCTAAATGAGAAACAGGTTCAAAGTATTTTCTAACACCGTACTGTAACATTAACCAGATAACAACCCTTCATCTGATTTTAGTGTTCTCTTATCAAGAATCCTTAAATTAAGGTAAATAGCTGTTGGAAGTTACACTAAAGTCTTGCAAATTGAATTAGATACAATTTACACACAACTCCCCCTAATAAATctttcaagtgtaagttataatAAAAGAAGAAAGTCTAAAAATCTTGCAAGTCAACTGAAATTTAATGTGTGGTTGCATTTTCCCCCCGTGGATAGCTGTTTACTTTGCTGGGTTTCTCTAGAAAAAAGGCAGCAGAGGAATGATTAAAAGTGTATGAAATATATTAACAACGAGAAAAGTGATACAAGTATCTGGCAAAAATATACAAAACACAAATGCAATATCATTATTGTTTAATGGTTGCGTCGAGATATGGTGAAAAACTAATTTTCATGCCATCCAGGTAAAACATCCattcatgaatacaatcaaactgcAAGGAATATGCTACACAGCAAATACAGATAAAAGGAAGATTGCTAGGGCTGCAATAATATAAAAAAGGGAATCAGAATTGCAAACATAGTTGTAATATGGTCCATTCAAGAGTCTAATAACAGCAGCAAAGAGGGTGTCTGCGAATCTGGCGGCATGTGGATTTAAGGACAGAGGACAATAATCTCAATCcagtgagagagagatggaatgatGAGGGTTCGTGGTTCTTGATTATATTGGCAGTTTCCCgatgcagcatgaagtgtagataccACACTATGCAAATTTCTCCTGGTCTTGGGTTGCGTTGCATCCCAAAGAATGATTTTACGGTGCAGCATTGGAATTTGCAAGAGGCAACTgacacatgccaaatttccttggtCTTCGGATGAAGACATTTTTTCAACCTGCATAACACAGCCTAAATGAAGTCCAGGTGCTTTAGAAATTTGCGCTTGGAACAGATCAGCACAAGCCAGGGCACAGCTAGAGGAGAACTCAAAACATAATGTTCAGCAAGACAAACTCTGTCTCACTGTCATTCagagcagatgctggataaacacTTTATGGGACTCCAATAGAAACAAGTGGTTCATCCTACACAAAAGATAATAATTCAATTAATTAGCTGCAACTATGATCCATGTGTATGTGTTAGTGCATTATCCCATTATATGAtttatggggaaaaaaagggaTATAACAATGCTGTCATAACTCTGACATCAAAAGAATTTGAGAAGGGTTTACAAAGATATCTTTGTAATACCTTCTCAAATTATTTTGATGTCACAGTTATGACAACATTGTTatatcctttttttttgtaatgcaTATAAAATTTTAGTTTCTTCAATGGGAAGAATAATATAGAAATGGCACTACTGTACTGCAATGCACATCAGCTATGTTTCTTGCTTTGGAAAATAACATGTAATTTGGGCTGCAGTATTGGTGACTCAGTCTGCACAAACAGGAGTCCTTCTCCGGCACAGCCGCCAGGGTAGGGTAACCATCTTTTCAAAAGAATAAAGCAAGGCTCCTGCCATCTTAGAGAAGTGCAACAGTCATTGACAGCTCTAAGCAGAaagtagtgctgaactactatcgacctcttTGGTGGccctcggacaatccttgatcgggcttttgcgggctttaccttgcactaaacgttattcccttatcatgtatctatacaatgtaaatggctcgattgtaattatgtattgtctttctgctgattagaTAGTAGCTTTtctctgcacctcagtacacgtgacaataaactaaactaaaataagcatGGGATATGGGAACTGGATATGGCAGCCTGAATGAAGCACAGGACCCATTGTGAATTGATGCTCACAAGGTGTCACTGACTTCATCTGTTTGAGCCACAGAGCAAGTAAAGGGGAAGTGCCTGTCAGGCATGGATAGTAAAACACACCCAGGCCACCCTCGTTCAATGTAGGTGTGGCTCAAGATCCTTTTGGTAAAGGCAACCCTGACCAAATAGAAACAGGATGTTCACCCCACAACACCCCAAAGGAAGTAACCTCACAAAAGTGGCTATACTATGCTAGCCCCAGAGACCTGCTAGAATTTGTAATAGCAGTCTTCTGAACTGACTGATTCACAAAAGCAGAAGCACCCACAGCAAGAAACATGGATATAACAAtataattttcctgccttcagaaTATGCGATGGTTGGAAAAATATCCAAATGGATGTCtttgagaaaaaagaaaaaatgttATTCAAATCCATGCTCAGGTTTGTTGGAAGTGGTTACATTTTCTGAGAAGTTGTGGTTTGCCCTGCGCATCAGACTGCTGTTCATGAGAGAGAATCAAAAGTCAGTGTGAGTTTTCAGAATAGAAATAAATTCAAATTTTCAGCCATGCAAATGATATTCTGTATTTTGCAGCCAGGAAACTAGGGAGAAAGGCAGTCATTCCTGCTCAAGGAGAAATAGCTAAAACAACTGCAGCTTTGGCAGGCCTGTTGTACATGACAAACACACAATCTGCACACAGACCATGGCTACATATGATTGTGCTCTCCAATTATAATGAAAGGCTGAGCAGAGCGGCGTGTCTAATCTGCAGCTGCCGTTACTGATACAAATATTACCAGGAAACAGGTGATATCCGGTGATACAAGAACGGAGCCACCTTTATAATGCTCTCTCGTTTTTGAAGAAATAACCGGTGCAACTTAGTGTTTATCCACTTGACAGCAATCGCCACGGCTCCAATTAATTCACCTTAAGCGAAGCACGAGACATTGGTGACATGTATGTGTTAGTCCAATTGCCGTCTTTTAGGTTTTCTTTCAAGACAGTTAAcctttttgaaatatttttctgCAGCAACAACTTTTTCATATGTCCACCGTGTTATGAAGGGGTTGTGTTCTTATAGCGAATTGTCCTCAGCACGATTTTCCATAACGTGAAACCCTTTGTCCCATTGACTCTCATGTTACTAGTGATGATCCCTCAGGATGTTTTTGTGTCAACCGTAACGtgtactgcagctgctggtttgtggcggggggggggggggggggggggggggtgaggggagggggcacGTAAGAGACTGCCTTGTCAGTTCTAAAGCAAATCTCTTAAGTAGCCAGCAGCTAGGGttggagccacaaggaactgaagatgtaaTCTCATCCTCCAGCCTTCACTTTGAATGGAGACATAGACTTTATATCAAATATCAATATGCATATGAAATATAGGTAAAATTATTTAATGATATAACTCTCAACAAATAATAGtggttgagtaggaaggaactgcagatggtggtttaaactgaagacagacacaaaatgttggagtaattcagtgggtcgggcaatATCACTGCAGTCTGacccctagtctgaagaagggctttgacctgaaacgtcacctgttccttttatcCAAATAATAATGATTGTTTGTCTTTACAACTTGCACTTAAACTTGCTGGATTCATTTCAGCCATTTTGATGATAAATCATATGATAAACACTTAGGAAAATTTGCCAGACAGCAAAATGAACCTACCATGCTGGGGAAAAAAAGCCATATTATCTGTGTGTGTcaagaaatgagagagagaaattaAAATGGGCAAAAATCGTTacttttgtattttgtatttatttaattttccttcccaGCATGAAGTTTAAAGGAACAAATTGAAAGGAATATATTGGGATTCATCGCATCTTGGTTTGGCCATtgctctgcccaagatcacaagaaactACAAATAGTTGTGGATGTAATTATCTAAATTTCTTCATGGCTTGGGAAATAACATAATCAAGTATTAATTATATTCCTTCTTCCCCAGTGAGCAGAAGAAACTTGAGcttgaagcttgaaagcatgcggCATCttattcaggaacaacttcttctccactgttatcagacGATTGAATGGTCATCTCCTAAGCTAAGGGTGTAGTCCCAACCTCCAAAACGACCTCGTTGCGGCCCTGGCACCTTTATGTATCTGCATTTTCTCTATATGCGTCACACTTTTCTTCACTgcttatttttctctttacatgATCCGTTGTATTTCTGAatagtttgattgtattcatgtatgaaaCAATTTAATGAATAGCAAACATTATTTGGCATCCTTAACGGTTTAGTGGGTAAGAACAACATGCAGGTTAGCAAAGAGAAAATGACAAGGTTTGATCCTCATTGACAGTTGAATGATTTGATATTTTCTAGGATAGCAATGTTATCAGGCACTTAACCATCATCATCCATTTAACGGCAACTACTGCAGACTACACTTCACTACTATCctcattcttctcttctttctcttttctctttttctattacaggttaaagtttaaaaaaaaaaagagaagttgtacacaaaatgtattatgttgcatatcatgattaagatgtatgtaaaatgcttctaattaaaaaaataaaataaaataaaaaagcaatgttatcaggcaactgaactatcctatcacaactagagagcagtccggaactagtatctacctcatcggggaccctcgggggatctttgatcgaactttactggttttaccagGAActcaacgttatttccttatcatgtatctgtacactgcgaatggcttaattgtaatcatgtattgtctttccactgactggttagcacacaacaaaagctttcactttacctcggtacacatgacaataaactaaaactaaactaaactattcatcaTTTGAACTCAGCTCTTCTGAACTAGAGAAAAGAACAACAAAAGTTATCATCTTCAAAATGGATTGCATACATTTTTTGTTCATGGAAATGTATTGAATCAGGCTCCGTAGCTCACACAGAGAAAATACATTAAATTAGACAAAATCTAGTCAGTGAAACAACATTGGGGTGTTTATACCAAGCAGTTACTATAACCAGCTTGCATGAGTCCCCAAAGGATGTCACGCAATTAAACGCAGTTTGCAGCACAGCTCTTGAAAGCACACTCCCATAGCAGCCACACATCCGCAGTGCGCATGGACTGCCATGGTGGAGAGAGATGTTGCAGGAGAGTGGGTGAAAGCTCTCTCCTTTCACCCTCTAAAAAGATCGCAATCAATAAATGCCAAAAGCAAGATCCCCCACAATGGGGGAACAGCCCATATTAAAAAACCTGCAGTGACTAATGATAATAGTCCCAGTGGTTACAACTGAATGACATTTCATGATTCACATAGTCTGGTGAAACGGGATCCCCCAGGTGGTGCATCATTTGCAGAGGTCTGTCTTATTTAAGTCATGTTGGTCGTCAGGAATTGGAGGCCGTGTCGTAGCAAACTATTTTAAGTAAGGATTAATTTTGCCATGATAAGATTGGTCTGCTAAACCTGCATAAACATTGGGGACAACGATTTTGGCTTCTTTGTCAAAGCGTATCTCAACAGGGTACTTCTATCCCATTCTGCCCAGTGTATTTGAGGCGGAGAATGCTGACCAGGCATATGCCACGGGTGCATGGGTAGAAAATTAGCTCAGTAACAGGATACCAGTAGTAGTGAGATACTCATGTTTAGACCAAAGGGAAGCGAGCAATAATGTTTCCCACAGGACAGTACCAGGATTTTCCTAATGCATCCAAATGAGTTGAACTTGGGTGCGCAGGCCAAAATTTCTAAATATGCCCATGATACAAATTTGGTGGTATAATGAATGACGAGAAAGCCATGTCATAGAAGGCAAATAAGTTATttatttaccttccatcacagtggggcatGTGAGGTTGCTCGGAAGGAGTGCCATGAGAGTCTTGGTGTTTTGCGGGGACATGGCTCTATGAAGACATCCAGTGCGAGTGTgaacggctttctgactgttcaggCGGACAGGGATTGCAGAGACAGTGACAGTGGTcgatacaactctggtcacatcacggtgaaggagcatgTGTGACCCATTGAACTGATTTCAGACTAATGACTACGGTTTAATCCGCCTCCCTGAACGTGTTTCAGAAACAGCATCTACAGTATTTAAATTCTGTTCTTCACTGCTGGAGGTTTAGGTGGAGGCGGATTAAACCGTATTtctcatcaggctgaagaagggtcctaacccgaaacatcatctgtccattccctccacagatgttggagttcctccagcactttgtttttgtttttgagtaTACTTTGTTCAAATGTATCAAGAAGTGTCATTGTGGGAATCATCTCACAAATGTTGATTGTGGTTAACTCGGAAATAATCTTATATTATTCTAGCGTTCATGGCTTGAACTAAATGATTTTAAATAATGTTAAAATCTAAAAGGATATTATCAATTTTCTGATCACAGATATCCCATGTCAGCAATATCAGGCCAAAAGTTAATTTTCACTGACTAGGTAATATTAAATGGATCGTAGCATCATTTTATCAATGTATTTTTATTGGAAAATCAAAAACTACAAGCTGGAAATCCAAAACAGAGAATTCGGGAAGGAACAGGTCAGCAGTATCTGTGAAAGGAaaaacagttaacgtttcaggacTGGGATCCTTGCTTTCTGATGATAGGTCGTGGTCCTGACAAGTTAACTGT belongs to Leucoraja erinacea ecotype New England chromosome 1, Leri_hhj_1, whole genome shotgun sequence and includes:
- the rhoh gene encoding rho-related GTP-binding protein RhoH, which produces MTSIKCVLVGDVKVGKTALLVRFTSETYPDMYKPTVYDNTGVDVFMDGTQISLGLWDTSGNDSFQGIRPLSYQQADVVLICYSVANPMSYLNVRTKWLPEVRKFLPKIPILVVATQIDQRDMGNFRTIPAVDGKRLAKEIRAQHYLECSAITNRGVQEVFECGVRTAVRYLKKQSRKKFIDLNNCVIA